TCGGCGCCGGCCGCCGGACCCAGCCGGTGCAGACCGGTGAGCGGGCGGACGTACAGCGGATAGAGATACAACTCCTCCGGCCGCCAGGCCAGCGCCGCGTCCAGCGAGGCGAGCCAGCTGCGCTCGGTCTGCCCGTCGATCCCGTAGATCAGGTCGATGTTCAGCACCGGGATCCGGGCCTCGCGGATCCGGCCGAGCGCCGCCTCCACATCGGCGCGGCGCTGCGGGCGGACCGCCGCCCGCGCCTCCTCGTCCACGAAGCTCTGCACACCGATGCTGATCCTCGTCGTGCCCCGGTCGGCCAGCACCGCCAGCCGGTCCGCCGTCGCCGTGGACGGGGACGTCTCCACCGACAGCGGCACCGAGCGCAGGTCGGCGCCCATCCGCGTCTCCGCCACGTCGCAGAGCCGCTCCAGCTCACCTGCGGTCAGGAACGTCGGCGTGCCGCCGCCGAACGCCGCTGCGGCGAACCGCACCGGCTCCCCGTCGCCCAGCGCGTCCCGCACGGAGAGCGCCTGCCGCTCCAGCGCGTCCAGATAGCGCGTCGTCAGCTCCTCGGGCGCGCCGATCCGGGTGAAGAGGTTGCAGAAGCCGCAGCGGACCTCGCAGAACGGTATGTGGAGATAGAGGGAGAGCGCGTCCTTGGGCTCCGCCGCCCACAGCGACCGCAGCGACGGGCGGTCCTCCAGCGGCCGGTAGGCCGTCTTGTGCGGATAGGCGTAGACGTAACTCTCGTAGGGCCGGACGGCGGTGGCCGCTTCGGCGGCGACGTCGGTGGTCATCGGGCGGCCCCCGGTTCGAGTGGTGCGGGTGGTTCGAGCGGTGCGGGCGGTTCGAGGAAGAAGTGCGCGTACGGGACGGTCCAGACGGCCGGGTGGCCGAGCCGGTGACCGGTGTAGCCGTCGTCGCCGTAGGCGGTGCCGTGGTCGGAGCAGACGATGGCGAAGCACCGGCGGCGGCTGCTCGCGGCGGCGAACAGCCGGCCGATGTGCCGGTCCACGTACTCCAGGGCCGCCGCGTGCGTGGCCCGGGAGTCGCCCGCCTCACGGGTCGCCCCGGGCAGATGGAACCAGTTCGGCTGGTGCAGCGCGGACACGTTGACGAAGAGGAACAGCCGCTGCTCCCGGGGGAGCGCCGCGACGATCCGCTCCGCCCTCGCCACCTGCTC
The nucleotide sequence above comes from Streptomyces sp. NBC_01116. Encoded proteins:
- a CDS encoding STM4012 family radical SAM protein, yielding MTTDVAAEAATAVRPYESYVYAYPHKTAYRPLEDRPSLRSLWAAEPKDALSLYLHIPFCEVRCGFCNLFTRIGAPEELTTRYLDALERQALSVRDALGDGEPVRFAAAAFGGGTPTFLTAGELERLCDVAETRMGADLRSVPLSVETSPSTATADRLAVLADRGTTRISIGVQSFVDEEARAAVRPQRRADVEAALGRIREARIPVLNIDLIYGIDGQTERSWLASLDAALAWRPEELYLYPLYVRPLTGLHRLGPAAGAEAEAREQAAWDEQRLRLYAAGRDHLLAQGYEQVSMRMFRRTDAPREQEGPADYACQTDGMIGLGCGARSYTAALHYSFDYAVDMREIRSIIDRFTAAEDFSRAEVGRYVDADEARRRHLLQSLLQAAGLPVADYRARFGTDPGADFPAELAGFAARGWLDASAPDGLLRLSASGLAHSDALGPALFSPGVRAAMAAYERK